In Nematostella vectensis chromosome 11, jaNemVect1.1, whole genome shotgun sequence, a genomic segment contains:
- the LOC116621159 gene encoding uncharacterized protein LOC116621159, with protein MVNTIANIVNGADYCPLTVTVHDEFPLVNVEREELRKLLSDEEAQNSHLDVASYKAAVNELFVPRDKKQTIVSLAWMKDGNDKILAVSYVVRKFELGGRAIGPITISTAMEFAYQKAKKCSIAFWLQVAGYFRNRAAIQLYLENCFQFLSNYGRGGLLMCTQSFGEGSYKRICNATERKIESVFLLPLLKQRLAEQGSDEAAHSSRQFDDAQESQESMSVDSGVEHDDTAEAVSQTEAQKDIVTASLLLFANSCRSSKNHYR; from the exons ATGGTGAACACGATCGCAAACATAGTCAATGGCGCCGATTACTGCCCTTTAACGGTCACT GTACACGACGAGTTCCCGTTAGTAAATGTTGAGAGGGAAGAACTTCGAAAACTTCTCAGCGATGAAGAAGCGCAAAATAGCCACCTCGATGTCGCATCCTATAAAGCTGCGGTAAACGAATTGTTTGTCCCTAGGGACAAAAAGCAAACTATCGTGTCTTTGGCTTGGATGAAAGACGGAAATGACAAAATACTCGCAG TCAGTTATGTGGTCCGCAAATTCGAGTTGGGAGGAAGAGCTATCGGACCCATCACCATATCAACTGCTATGGAGTTTGCTTACCAAAAGGCAAAGAAATGTTCCATTGCTTTCTGGCTCCAG GTCGCAGGGTACTTTAGAAACAGAGCAGCCATCCAGCTATACCTTGAAAATTGCTTCCAGTTCCTTAGCAACTATGGAAGGGGTGGGCTGTTGATGTGTACGCAATCGTTTGGAGAGGGTTCCTACAAAAGGATCTGCAATGCAACGGAGAGAAAGATCGAATCTGTGTTCCTCTTACCACTACTGAAGCAACGGCTTGCAGAGCAGGGCTCAGATGAAGCGGCGCATTCGAGCCGCCAGTTCGATGATGCCCAA GAGTCGCAAGAGAGTATGTCAGTGGATTCAGGGGTAGAACATGATGACACAGCTGAAGCCGTATCCCAAACCGAGGCACAGAAGGATATCGTGACAGCCAGTCTTCTGTTATTCGCGAATTCCTGTCGCTCTTCGAAAAATCATTATAGGTAA